CCATACCAATACAGAAAATATGATTGACTGGTATCTCTCAGAGCTTTCTCAGGGTGATGCTTCTGCACAAGCCCAAGAAGACGGACAAGTTTCACTGGCACAAACAATCAATTATAACTTCTTCGATCAAAACAGTTACAGCCAAAATCTCTATATTCAACAAATTGACCTTAGTAAACTTCGCAGTGACACGCTTGACCTAAAACTATCCCGTTACATCAGAGATCCTCTTGTACAACATTACTTTACTGCTAAAAACAGCTCTTATATAGGGGATGATTGGTATGTTTTAAGTGGCTTTGGTTATTATCAAAACCGTTCATCCGACAGTAATGTTTTAGTAAATGTACCTAAAAATACATACGATATCTCACTTGGTGTAAAAAAATTAACTGAACGTGCATCTATTGAACTTGGTCTGCTTTATAACCACGATATGAAAAATTATTTCTCATTTTTCATGGATACCAGCTATCAGTTCTCAACCGATTTTAGAGCTGGTTTGGAGATTGGTAAAAATGTAGAAGCGGATGAGAGTACACAGTTGTATCTTGGTGGGAAAAAAGATCACGTAACTCCTAAACTGATCTACAATATTCTAAATTCAACTTCAATTGAAGCAAAATATGAATTCAGCCGTTTTTACTCTCAGGACAATGTAGACCTCGGTAAAGGGAAATATTTCAACATTAGTGTGAACAGACAACTTCGTAATGGATATCCGGATATGCGAATCGGTGTATTTTACGATAGAGGAATTTATAATGAAACATCAGCTACCCACGGTATTATTGACACATTACAGATTGAACCGTATCAAGTACTTCCAAATAACTTTTACAATATAGGAATGAACTTTTCTTATGGAGAGATGAATAGAAACCTCTACACTAGAGTATGGCACCCTTATTTTGAAATTTATCCTTATTATAACTCCGATATCAACGATTTTACTTTTGGTCTCAATGCCGGTATCGGTGGAAAAGCATTTCATCAAGATCATATGAATATAGGTGTTTCTTACAGCGATTCAGTTAATGGTATCGGAGGTAAAATTCTTGAATTTTATATCAACTATCAATTTATGTATACTCTAAGTAAGGAAATTTAGTTTGAAAAAAGTTATATTTCTTTTAATATTTTTTATTACCTCTTTATCAGCATCTTTAGAAGATAAAAGTGCCATTGTTTATTATGGGGAAGATCTTTCTTATCCTCTAGTCGGTATTCATGACTATATTATTGTACAACCTGAGCACATAAATACCTATACTCATGGCTTTTCACTTTACAAAAAAAATATCTATGCATACATAAGTATTGGAGAGGTTGATCGTAACACTACAACTGCAAAAGCTATAAATACTTCATGGATCGTTGCAGAAAACAGTGCTTGGAAAAGTGATGTTCTTGATATTAGAAACCAAAAATATCAGGAATTCATCTTTGCAAAACAGATTGAACCATTGCTAAAACGAGGATTTAAAAACTTCTTTTTTGACACTCTGGACTCTTACCATCTCTATGCCAAAACTATGCAAGAGAAAAAACAATGTGAACAATCGTTAATTTCTTTTATCCGTGAATTTCATACACGCTATCCAGATGCAAAACTGGTCGTAAACCGTGGATTTGAGATTATAGATGATATTCATGATTCAATAAATGCTGTTTTATTTGAATCTTATTACAAAGGGCTTCAAGGGGAAAAACTGGAGTATACGGATGTCAATGACAGTTCGAGGGAGTGGCTTGACACGTATTTAAATAAAATCAAATCATATAACCTCGACATCATTGCCGTTGATTATCTTCCTACACTAGATGGTGCTGATGCACTTGTTGCAAAACTAAAGGACAAAAGGTTTATCCCGTATGTTTCCAATAAAGCACTCGACACCTACGGAAAAAGTTCTAAAAATGCTATACAAAGAGAAATTTTAACGCTTGTTGATGAGAGCAAACTAGACAAATCGCTACAGAGTGCCCATAGAAATGGAGCTACTGTTTTTGAATACCTTGGCTATATACAAAAGTTCTCCGACATTAATAAAAACTTACCCGATCCCTCTTCTCTACACAGATACTCAGGTGTAGTCATTTGGACCGAGAACTATGTAAAAGATCCGGAAAAATTTTTAAAATGGCTCCTTGAATTGAAAAAACAACATATCAAATTTGTTTTTGTCGGTAACTTTGGTTTTGAACTCCAAGGCAATGAACTTGATCTACTAGGTATTAATGTTGAAAAGAATAATACACAAAAAAGTTCTATTATCAAAAAAGACACAATGTTCGATTTTGAGATAGACCCCCCTATGTCTTTTAATTCCGTACTTATTCATGTAAAAGATGCACGAAAGCTTTTAACTTACCAATATCAAAATGATAAAATTTCAACACCAGCAGCGATAACATCATGGGGTGGATATATTGTTGATGAAGCATATTTAACTGATTTCGATCAAGAAGAAATTTGGACAATAAACCCGTTTCAATTTTTTGAACAATCACTCAAATTAAAAAAACTGCCTGTTGCCGATCCTACTACTGAGAATGGGAAACGTTTACTTTTTACACACATTGATGGTGATGGGATTATGAATAGAGTCGAAGGTGATTTTGGTGAGTTTTCAGGGGATGTAATTTTAAATCAAATTCTCAAAAAATATCAAATCCCCCACTCTGTTTCTATCATCGGTGCCGAAGTCGATCCAAACGGCTTATTTCCAGAGCTCTCTCCACAGCTTCTCAAGATTACAAAAAAAATCTTTGCACTTAAAAATGTAGAACCTGCATCTCATACATTTACACACCCATTTTTTTGGGGGAAAATAGTTGATGACAATTTAGCACCTGAATATAGGCTCAAAGTTCCAAACTATCAATTTTCTCTCAATAGAGAACTCAAAGTTACGCTTGATAATATCAATGAAAAATATCTGCCGAAAAACAAACTGCCAAAAGCAAATACTATTTTTTGGAGTGGGGATTGTGCTCCGAGAGAGAATGCTTTAGAGTTTATCTATAAACACCATATTTTAGCAATTAATGGAGGAGATACAACTATCTCAAAAATACACCCTTGGATGAGCCGTATTGCCCCTTATGGTATTAAACGTGGCGATTATTATCAAGTTTATACAGGAGCACAAAACGAAAATGTGTTTACAAATGACTGGCTTGGCCCATTTTGGGGCTTTAAACGTGTAACACAAACGTTTGAACTAACAAACTCGCCAAGACGTTTTAAACCAATAGATATCTATTACCATCTTTACTCAGGTTCAAAGCGTGCATCATTAGAAGCTTTAAAGTATGTCTTTAACTGGGCACTGAAACAAGATGTGATGCCTATCTATACTTCAGAGTATATTCCTAAAGTTATGGATATGTATGAAGTTTCTATGGCAAATGAAGGGAATAACTGGCTTATTAACGGTATGAAGGATCTTAAAACCATCCGTTTTGAAGACTTTACTCAGGCCATAGATATGAAAAATTCGCAAGGTACTATAGGAATAACTCAGTTTGAGAATCACACCTATGTCAGTTTGGATCAAACACAAAAACATCTGCTTAGACTCACATCGAAAGATACAAATAAAATCTATATGGTTTCAAGTAACGGTAAACTTCTAAACTACAAAGAAACAAATACGACAAAAAGCTATCAGCTTCGTTCTTATGTTGATTTAGATCTCACTATGCACGTCGATAAAGAATGTCGCATAAAATCGTCTCCAAAAGCAATGAAGCTTTTACAAGACGGCAATACTATAACTCTTCAATATAAACATGTGAAAGAGGCGACTATTACACTAGAGTGCAAGTAACTCTAGTCATTTTTATATCCGTTTGGATTGTTGACCTGCCATCTCCAACTATCTTCACACATCTCATTCACATCTCTTGTCGCTTCCCAGTTTAAAACCGCTTTGGCATAACTCGGATCGGCAAAACATTTTGCTATATCACCGCTGCGTCTTGGAGTAATTTTATACGGTATCTCTTTACCTGATGCTTTTTCAAATGCTTGCACCATATCTAAAACAGAATACCCTTTACCTGTTCCGAGATTAACTGTTAAAACTTTCTCTACACTATTAATTTTTTCTATCGCTTTCACGTGTCCCATTGAGAGATCAATAACGTGGATATAATCTCTGACACCCGTACCGTCATGCGTATCGTAGTCATTTCCAAATACACTTAAATGCTCACGTTTGCCTACAGCTGTTTGCGCAATAAACGGCATAAGATTATTTGGAATTCCATTTGGATCTTCACCTATTAATCCAGATTTATGTGCCCCTACGGGATTGAAATAACGTAATAATACTATTTTCCATTCATTATCCGAGATATACAAATCACGTAATATCTCTTCAATAAAGAGTTTGCTTTTCCCATAAGGGTTTGTAGCTGAAAGAGGAAAGTCCTCTTTAATCGGTGTTGTATGGGGATCGCCGTAAACAGTTGCAGAAGAACTAAAAACAATCTTTTTACAGTTATTTTTTTTCATCACTTCACACAGATGCAAAGTACCGACTATGTTGTTATCATAATATTCTAAAGGCATCTCAACCGACTCACCTACCGCTTTAAGCCCTGCGAAATGGATCACTGATTCAATATCATAATTGTCGAAAACCTGCTGCAGTGCCGCAGAATCACGAATATCCCCTTCTACAAGTTTTATCTCTTTTCCTATAATCTTTGCAACTCTGTTTAAACTCTCTGAAGATGAATTAGAAAAATTATCAAATACCACAAAGTCATGTCCTGCATTATGTAACTCTATACATGTATGAGAACCGATATAGCCTGCTCCGCCGGTAACTAAGATCATTAACAACACCCCTGCTTAATATGGGATTTATTATACAATTTATATACTTACGTATGCTGAATTTAATAAAAACAACCATTAAAGAACCCCTTCTGCACTTCTTACTTTTAGGTGCCCTAGCTTATCTTTATTTCGATTATTATCAAGAATCGCCAGCTACTCAAAAAGAGACTGTGATCACTATTGAAAACTATGAACTCAAAGCACTTCAAAAAGCAACAAAATTACAAGACCCAGAACTAGTATTAGAGCTTTTAAAGTATCAGAAAATTTTACTTGCAGAGGCATATTCCTTAGAACTTTACAAAGAAGATAAACAGATTAGCAAACTGCTTCTAGAAAAAGCAGCTTATCTTATTAATACGGATAAAAAATTCGAAGAACCTACAGAAGAGCAGCTCAAAGAATTTTACAATTCGCATCTAAATGATTACAGTCACCTGCAATCTTTCGATCTCTATACCATCTCACTTGGCTCAAAAACAGATCGAAAGATAATACAAAAACTCTCTAAAGTCTCTGATCTCATCTCAATTGCTAAGAGTTATAAAAACTATACACCCAAACTTTTAGAAGAAAAATTTGGAAAATATACGGCTTTTAAACTTTCTCATTTGGCACAGGGATTTTGGAGTGAACCGATTCAAAACGGTTCTGATGAAAATATCTATTTCATTAGCAACAAAAAAGCTGAAAAGCCTTATCCTTTTGAAGAGGTAGAAGATATTGTTTATGAAAACTATAAAAAAGAGTTTTTCACTAAAAATGCCCAGCAAGAATATGCAAAACTATATAACAAATATATTATCAAAGAACAGAAATAGATGTATCTTTTTCGCTCTCTTCTTTTATTCACACTTTTAACAACCTTTCTCAAAGCGCATCAAACAGGTCTTTCATTTTTTAACCTGTATGAAAACAATGATAAAACAATTGATGTGGTATACAAAAAACCGCTTTCAGACACCAGAGGAGAAGATATCAGTATCAACTATCCTTCACATTGTGCACAACTCTCTCCAACTGTGAAAATTATAGAAAACGGTTTTATCATAAGAACTTACAAACTTAACTGCGGCAGTAATGGATTGCAAAATTCCAGAATTTGGGTTGAAGGACTCGTATCAAGTGACAGAGGTGTACTTGTTCGCTATGAAAATAGTGAGAACATATATAAATCTCTTTTACGTTCAACAACACCCTTTATGAAAATCGATCAACAAAGTTCTAAATGGAAACTCTTTTTAGAGTATGTACAACTGGGAATTTTGCATATTTTAGAAGGTTTTGATCACCTGAGTTTTGTTATGGGACTCTTAATCCTCTCAACTACTTTCAAAAAACTGCTCTATACGATTTCAGCCTTTACCCTTTCTCATTCAATTACATTAATCTCTGGTGTTCTTGGAATCGCTACCATCAACACCTCTTATGTAGAAGCTATGATTGCTTTAAGTATATTATTTTTAGCAAAAGAGATTATGCTGGAGCGTCAAACATTTACAAAAAAACATCTGGGAGTTGTTGCATTTATATTTGGGCTTGTTCACGGATTTGGATTCTCTTCAAGTTTATCAAGTATAGGACTTCCGCATGATGAAATTCCTCTTTCACTTTTTTCATTTAATCTGGGGATAGAGTTGGGGCAGATTATCTTTATTGTAGCGGCTTCTATAGTATTAAAAGCAGTATATAAATTTCTTGCGGAGAAAAAATTTGATACTGCCGTTGCTTATACAATCGGCAGTGTCTCTTCTTTTTGGCTTTTAGAGAGAATACTTTTTTAGGTTCTTCCTATCTTATGTCCCTTAAGTGCATAAAACAGTATAATCAGATAACAAAAAATTCCAAGTAAATAACTTTGCTGCATATCTCCTGTGTACAAAGCAATCCTACCAAAAGCAAGCGGCAGAAGTGCACCGCCTGCTATCGACATAATAAGTAAAGCACTGGCCTTTGGAGTATGACGCCCAAGTCCGTCTAAAACTAAGGGCCAGATTGTTGGCCAAACCAAAGCGTTTGAAAGTCCAAGCAATGCTACAAACAAAACAGTATCGGGAATACTCTCCATGAGCACATGGCTTTCTTTAGGAGTAAATACTACTGCTAAAACAAGCCCTATTCCCAAAACTGATGAAGCTGCCAAAGCATTTTTCTGTGAAAGCAGTTTTGGAATCGCTACGACACCGAATAGATAGGCCACAACCATACATGCCATTGTATAAGATGTCAGTGTCGTTGCATCTGCCACACCTAAACTTTGCGCATATAATCCTATGGTATCGCCTGCTATCACTTCGATCCCTACATAAAAAAATAATGCAATTGCACCAAGTATTACATGGGGGAATCTAAATACGCTTACATGATCGTAAGTATCATCCTCTTCATATTCAACCTCTTTTAAAGGGGAGAAAAAGACAAATACTATAAGTGCAACCAAAATAGATGCCATTACAATATAGGGTGTAACAAGCTTTTGCGACAAGGTGTCTAAGTTAGAGGCTTGTAAATTCTCTACAAGCGGCATATCTGAAAGAATCAATGCTGTGAACACTATTGGTGCCAATACCCCTGCTGATTTATTAATAAGTCCCATAATACTGATACGTCTTGCAGCACTTTCAATTGGGCCGAGTAAAACAATGTAAGGATTTGAAGCACTCTGTAAAATAGTAAGTCCCGTCCCTAGTACAAAAAGAGCAAGCAAAAAAATTCCAAACTCTCTCATAAAAGCTGCGGGAATAAAAAGAAGACTTCCTATAGCCATGACTAAAAGCCCCAGTATCATCCCTCTTTTATATCCTGTCAATTCTAGCAAATATGACATGGGGTATGCCATGACGGTATAAGAGATATAAAAAGCAAAAGTTACAAACAGAGCTTCGAATTCATTGAGATCGCATAAGACTTTTAAAAATGGAATCAGAGAACCGTTTAGCCAAGTTACAAATCCAAAAATAAAAAACAGCGTTGCAATGATTATCATCGGTATAATATTTGATTCCCTATCCATCTCTTAGTCCTTCTAGATATTTTGCCACGGCATCTTCATCATTGGTATGAGGCAGTACTACATTTGCCATTTTTTTAACATCGTTATGAGCATTAGCAACTGCAATAGAGACTTTTGCCAAATCAAACATTCCGATATCGTTTAAATTGTCTCCAAAAACACTTAACCTGGAGAGATCAAAACCTGCCGCTTCGCTCACACTTTCAATCCCGTGTGCTTTGTCTGCATCTTTATGTAATATGGTTAAAAAATAGCATCCCATGTATGCTTCAGGTGCCAAGATATATTTTAATTCATCTCCGAAAACTTTTTCAATTCTGTTTTTGAGCTCTATCAAAATCTCTTCATCGTCCATATACACAATTTTAAAATTATCTTCCATCGCACGTAAGTTTTTATAACCTTGTGTGTGGTCGTCGTTAGCATAACGTTTTAATATTTCTGTTTGATAACTATTCAGTGTAAACGAGTAAGTAAACGATTCATTTAACTCTTGATCGAGTAAAGAAAGTACAAACGGATATATACCTAATTTAGCACCTTCATCAATAATCACATCCGCCATCTCTTTTGAAACAAACTTTGTATCTACTATTTTTTTATCCACAGTCGCTATCAAAGCACCGTCAAGAAGGATCATCGGTGCATTAATACTAACTCCTTGTAAAAACTGCATCGTTTTTTTATATGTTCTTGCCGTTGCAATGGATATAATGGAATCTTGTTCATAAGAGTTCCATATTTTTTTAGTATAATCACTTACAGATAAATCTGTTCGCAGGAATGTATGGTCTAAGTCTGTGATATAAATATTTTTCATAAGAGTAGTATAGGGAAAAGTAATGAAAAACGCAATAGTTACGGGAGCAAGTAGTGGTATCGGTTATGCAATAACAAAAAAATTGTTAGCGTTAGGTTATAAGGTGATCGGTGTTAGCAGAGATATTGATGAAGCGCTCTTTGGTCAATATAATTTTAAAGCTATTAAATGCGATCTCAGTGATGAAAAACAGACAAATTCATTGGTTGAAAAGTTGAAAGTAGAAGATGTCGATATTCTTATAAACTGTGCAGGCTTTGGAAAATTTGCACCGCATGAAGAACTAGATACCAAAACAATTACGCAAATGACTTTTTTAAATCTTACTGCACCTATGCTCCTGACAAATGCAACGCTCCGTTCACTCAAAAAAAACAGCGGCTATCTTATAAACATCAATTCAATTGAAGCCCTGCGTTCTAGTAAGTTTGCAGGCGTTTATAGTGCAACCAAAGCAGGTCTCAAAGCTTTCAGCGATGCTCTTTTTGAGGAAACCAGAAAATCTGAACTCAGTATTACAAACATCAATCCCGATATGACTGAGAGTGCTTTTTATGATGATCTGCATTTTGATGTATCTGATGATGAAAATGCAAAACTGCTTGCCAGCGATATTGCCGATGCAATAGAACATATACTTACAATGAGAAAAGGTGCAGTGGTAACTGATTATACTATTAGAAGTTTACATTTTGGAATAAAGAAAAAGCCTCTTAAGACTTAACATCTAATCTATGCGGCTGTGTAGTCTCTGTAGATTTTAAAAATTCTAAATTTTTTTTGATTTGCTTCATTGAAGCAGCTGTTTCATTTTGTAGTTCTTGAATAATCTCTTTTGCCTGAGCCAGCAAAACAATTGCCGAGTCAAGCTCTTCTTTATCAGTTAAATTCGGTATGTCTGCAAGCAAAGAACCTAAAAGGTCCATATCTTTTTGACTTACCGCTATTTTTAACTGATTAAGCCACATTCGTAGTTTCTCTCCACGCTTCTAACAACCCGCGAAACACATTTGTAGATTCATCAAGTTTTGCTTCATTGTTTTTAAGACCTGCATCTGTCAAAAGTTGAATTTGGTAGTTATAAAGACCCTCAAGATACTTTGCGACATCACCGTGTGAGAAGTCAAGTATAGAGATTAATTCTGTCACAATTGCTATAGAACGGTTTGTCCAATATACTCTTTTTTCAATATTACCGTCTTTCATAGCATTCTTTGCTTGTGTATTAAATTTTAGAATACCTTCATACAACATAGCGATTAACTTTGCAGGTGATTCTACTTGAACATTATTTTGAGCGTAAATATTATGAGCTGCATTTCCATACATTTTAGATCCTTCTTTTTTTTTCATATCCTATGCTTTATATATCGGTCAATCCAACCAATACTTTAACTTTTTTTAGCTTTGTGTTGCAGCGTATTGTGCATTTACCATTTGTATAAATGCATTTGACGCATTATTTATCTGTGTCATCATTAAATCGTATGCTGCATAACGTTTTGCTAACATTTCATACTTCGAATCAAGTCTGGCAACTACAGATTCTCTTCTATCATTAAGTGTAGATATTTGGTCTGTGATACTCTGATCGAATTGTGACAAGAAAGCATTTGTCTGTGTATATTGACCAAGCTGTGTCGTCAATTCATCAAATGCACCTGTAAGTGTCGTCGTTGTTCCGTTACCGTTATCATAAACACCGCCTGAAAAAAATGCTTCAAAATTACTAATGTTTGCATCCATCTGAGCATTGATAACAGTTTTATCAACAGTAAGTTTTCCATCTTTATCAACATCAAAACCATAGTCATATAAGCTACCGACACCACCGCCTACCGTTCCTAACATATCTTGTAAATCTGAACGTAGGTTTCTAATTAAACTCTCTCCTGAGAATATCCCTCTTGTTTCAGAGTCAGTAGAACTTTTTGTCAAACTTGTAAGCTCGTCAATTGCAGTATTGTATTTTTCAACAAAACTATCAATTCTTGAAAGAATTTCATCACGATTTTGTTGTACAGATACAGTTGATAAACCTGTTGACTGCAGTGTAATATCATATCCAGTAACAATATCCGTAATATTGTTACTAGTTCTTGTCATTGCTAAACCATTAAATTCAAAGTTTGCATCAACTGCTGTTTGTACAACGCTTGAACCTGTTGTAAGTTGTGTACCCGATAATAACCCACTTGTATCAGTTAGTGTAATATCTTGTGTAGTACCAGTGTCTACAGAACTCATAAATAGTCTGAAGTCACCTGTTGCCACCTGAACAATTGTCGCATCAATCTTTGTCCCTGCAACTGTATTAATCTGATTTTTCAAATCATCCAAAGTAGTCGTCGCATCGTAGTTGATTGTAAAATCTTGCCCGTCAATATTAAGGTTTAAACTACCTGCACCTGTCGCAACCGTATCTGTCGTTGCCGCAAAACTACCCGATTGTTCGATCTGTTTTGTAGCAAGGTTGATTACATTCAATGAAAAATCTTGAATGTCACTATTTGCTGCAGCCGTTACTGCAACCGATGTTCCCGTTACTGTGGCAGATCTTTCATCATAAAGAGTATTTGTCGCAAGTTCATTCATAGCATCATACACGTTCTTCATATTAGCCATTAAAACATCTAACGCACTTTGTTTGTCTTTTTCTAATGCGAGGCTTAAATCTATCGGTGTAACCCACTGTGATTCATCAGCTTTTCTTAACTGATCAAGTACATCTTGTGTTAATACACCAGCTCCTGCACCAAGTGAAGATATAGTTGCCATAATAAACTCCTTTTTATATATAAGAACTATATCGGCAAGTTGTAAATAATCTGTAACTTTTTTTGTGGAATTAATATTGCTATTTACACAGAACATAGCTGGAGTTATTGAATGGATAAAATTTTAACGTTAAATGGAATTATAGAGACTGATGGAAGCCGTATCACTGCTATAGAAGAGAAACCTATCCATAAATTTTTTGTCAATGCAGGTATTTATGTACTCTCTCCCCAAGTTTTTGAATACATTCCAAAGGATCAGTTTTATGATATGCCTACACTTTTCGAAGAGCTTATTAAAGATGATCTAAAAACCATTTCTTTTCCAATTCATGAATATTGGCTAGATATCGGTCGTATGAGTGATTTCGAACAGGCACAAACTGAATATGGCGAGATATTTTAATGCTTGAAGGCAAAACTTTTTTAGCAATTATCCCGGCTAGAGGGGGTAGCAAAAGGCTTCCGAGAAAAAATATTTTAGACTTATCAGGTAAACCACTTATTGCTTGGAGCATTGAAGCAGCTCTTGAGAGTAAATATATTGACAAAGTTATAGTAAGCAGTGATGATGATGAAATCCTAGACGTTTCACACAGTTATGGTGTAGAATGTATTAAAAGA
This window of the Sulfurimonas sp. C5 genome carries:
- a CDS encoding sugar MFS transporter → MDRESNIIPMIIIATLFFIFGFVTWLNGSLIPFLKVLCDLNEFEALFVTFAFYISYTVMAYPMSYLLELTGYKRGMILGLLVMAIGSLLFIPAAFMREFGIFLLALFVLGTGLTILQSASNPYIVLLGPIESAARRISIMGLINKSAGVLAPIVFTALILSDMPLVENLQASNLDTLSQKLVTPYIVMASILVALIVFVFFSPLKEVEYEEDDTYDHVSVFRFPHVILGAIALFFYVGIEVIAGDTIGLYAQSLGVADATTLTSYTMACMVVAYLFGVVAIPKLLSQKNALAASSVLGIGLVLAVVFTPKESHVLMESIPDTVLFVALLGLSNALVWPTIWPLVLDGLGRHTPKASALLIMSIAGGALLPLAFGRIALYTGDMQQSYLLGIFCYLIILFYALKGHKIGRT
- a CDS encoding HupE/UreJ family protein, with amino-acid sequence MYLFRSLLLFTLLTTFLKAHQTGLSFFNLYENNDKTIDVVYKKPLSDTRGEDISINYPSHCAQLSPTVKIIENGFIIRTYKLNCGSNGLQNSRIWVEGLVSSDRGVLVRYENSENIYKSLLRSTTPFMKIDQQSSKWKLFLEYVQLGILHILEGFDHLSFVMGLLILSTTFKKLLYTISAFTLSHSITLISGVLGIATINTSYVEAMIALSILFLAKEIMLERQTFTKKHLGVVAFIFGLVHGFGFSSSLSSIGLPHDEIPLSLFSFNLGIELGQIIFIVAASIVLKAVYKFLAEKKFDTAVAYTIGSVSSFWLLERILF
- a CDS encoding HAD-IIB family hydrolase translates to MKNIYITDLDHTFLRTDLSVSDYTKKIWNSYEQDSIISIATARTYKKTMQFLQGVSINAPMILLDGALIATVDKKIVDTKFVSKEMADVIIDEGAKLGIYPFVLSLLDQELNESFTYSFTLNSYQTEILKRYANDDHTQGYKNLRAMEDNFKIVYMDDEEILIELKNRIEKVFGDELKYILAPEAYMGCYFLTILHKDADKAHGIESVSEAAGFDLSRLSVFGDNLNDIGMFDLAKVSIAVANAHNDVKKMANVVLPHTNDEDAVAKYLEGLRDG
- a CDS encoding SDR family NAD(P)-dependent oxidoreductase, with the translated sequence MKNAIVTGASSGIGYAITKKLLALGYKVIGVSRDIDEALFGQYNFKAIKCDLSDEKQTNSLVEKLKVEDVDILINCAGFGKFAPHEELDTKTITQMTFLNLTAPMLLTNATLRSLKKNSGYLININSIEALRSSKFAGVYSATKAGLKAFSDALFEETRKSELSITNINPDMTESAFYDDLHFDVSDDENAKLLASDIADAIEHILTMRKGAVVTDYTIRSLHFGIKKKPLKT
- a CDS encoding endo alpha-1,4 polygalactosaminidase, encoding MKKVIFLLIFFITSLSASLEDKSAIVYYGEDLSYPLVGIHDYIIVQPEHINTYTHGFSLYKKNIYAYISIGEVDRNTTTAKAINTSWIVAENSAWKSDVLDIRNQKYQEFIFAKQIEPLLKRGFKNFFFDTLDSYHLYAKTMQEKKQCEQSLISFIREFHTRYPDAKLVVNRGFEIIDDIHDSINAVLFESYYKGLQGEKLEYTDVNDSSREWLDTYLNKIKSYNLDIIAVDYLPTLDGADALVAKLKDKRFIPYVSNKALDTYGKSSKNAIQREILTLVDESKLDKSLQSAHRNGATVFEYLGYIQKFSDINKNLPDPSSLHRYSGVVIWTENYVKDPEKFLKWLLELKKQHIKFVFVGNFGFELQGNELDLLGINVEKNNTQKSSIIKKDTMFDFEIDPPMSFNSVLIHVKDARKLLTYQYQNDKISTPAAITSWGGYIVDEAYLTDFDQEEIWTINPFQFFEQSLKLKKLPVADPTTENGKRLLFTHIDGDGIMNRVEGDFGEFSGDVILNQILKKYQIPHSVSIIGAEVDPNGLFPELSPQLLKITKKIFALKNVEPASHTFTHPFFWGKIVDDNLAPEYRLKVPNYQFSLNRELKVTLDNINEKYLPKNKLPKANTIFWSGDCAPRENALEFIYKHHILAINGGDTTISKIHPWMSRIAPYGIKRGDYYQVYTGAQNENVFTNDWLGPFWGFKRVTQTFELTNSPRRFKPIDIYYHLYSGSKRASLEALKYVFNWALKQDVMPIYTSEYIPKVMDMYEVSMANEGNNWLINGMKDLKTIRFEDFTQAIDMKNSQGTIGITQFENHTYVSLDQTQKHLLRLTSKDTNKIYMVSSNGKLLNYKETNTTKSYQLRSYVDLDLTMHVDKECRIKSSPKAMKLLQDGNTITLQYKHVKEATITLECK
- a CDS encoding peptidylprolyl isomerase, which encodes MLNLIKTTIKEPLLHFLLLGALAYLYFDYYQESPATQKETVITIENYELKALQKATKLQDPELVLELLKYQKILLAEAYSLELYKEDKQISKLLLEKAAYLINTDKKFEEPTEEQLKEFYNSHLNDYSHLQSFDLYTISLGSKTDRKIIQKLSKVSDLISIAKSYKNYTPKLLEEKFGKYTAFKLSHLAQGFWSEPIQNGSDENIYFISNKKAEKPYPFEEVEDIVYENYKKEFFTKNAQQEYAKLYNKYIIKEQK
- the galE gene encoding UDP-glucose 4-epimerase GalE gives rise to the protein MILVTGGAGYIGSHTCIELHNAGHDFVVFDNFSNSSSESLNRVAKIIGKEIKLVEGDIRDSAALQQVFDNYDIESVIHFAGLKAVGESVEMPLEYYDNNIVGTLHLCEVMKKNNCKKIVFSSSATVYGDPHTTPIKEDFPLSATNPYGKSKLFIEEILRDLYISDNEWKIVLLRYFNPVGAHKSGLIGEDPNGIPNNLMPFIAQTAVGKREHLSVFGNDYDTHDGTGVRDYIHVIDLSMGHVKAIEKINSVEKVLTVNLGTGKGYSVLDMVQAFEKASGKEIPYKITPRRSGDIAKCFADPSYAKAVLNWEATRDVNEMCEDSWRWQVNNPNGYKND
- the fliD gene encoding flagellar filament capping protein FliD, whose translation is MATISSLGAGAGVLTQDVLDQLRKADESQWVTPIDLSLALEKDKQSALDVLMANMKNVYDAMNELATNTLYDERSATVTGTSVAVTAAANSDIQDFSLNVINLATKQIEQSGSFAATTDTVATGAGSLNLNIDGQDFTINYDATTTLDDLKNQINTVAGTKIDATIVQVATGDFRLFMSSVDTGTTQDITLTDTSGLLSGTQLTTGSSVVQTAVDANFEFNGLAMTRTSNNITDIVTGYDITLQSTGLSTVSVQQNRDEILSRIDSFVEKYNTAIDELTSLTKSSTDSETRGIFSGESLIRNLRSDLQDMLGTVGGGVGSLYDYGFDVDKDGKLTVDKTVINAQMDANISNFEAFFSGGVYDNGNGTTTTLTGAFDELTTQLGQYTQTNAFLSQFDQSITDQISTLNDRRESVVARLDSKYEMLAKRYAAYDLMMTQINNASNAFIQMVNAQYAATQS
- the fliS gene encoding flagellar export chaperone FliS → MYGNAAHNIYAQNNVQVESPAKLIAMLYEGILKFNTQAKNAMKDGNIEKRVYWTNRSIAIVTELISILDFSHGDVAKYLEGLYNYQIQLLTDAGLKNNEAKLDESTNVFRGLLEAWRETTNVA